The genomic segment tactaaatcactcaatacattagtgTCCGTTAAAACAAATAtgttaccacagaaagcatcgaatcgtattcaggcattttaaatatcattaataggcccgatcggaactggccgacccagctcacataagatcctcGTACGAAacgcgtttgaagttaagcagcttggcggacaacgatttatattgtagtgtttatgcttgctgtttaggcaccagacgatcgggcctacgacgaccatcgttgtcacttgtaacgtaattatcgaattgtaatataaattttgttttaaattatgataaaaaaatatgtaacataatctctaaattgtaacatatttttaaacaaacaacgcAATTGCAAagaagtgcacggttgcccaaataaatttaaaaaatttcgtaaaattcgaaaaaaaaaatcacatttgcatgatttctatatcgcctgattgtatgcaacttatatgtgagattgttttataactgatagataaaaatgagtttttatgacgctttaccaggttgcagtaatagtaatgttgatagtgagtgtttggacattgttgtttcactattggaatctattactagaagaactgaaattgatagaaaaaaaattattatgaatgaaaggcctactccaacattacgtattgaccaaaaagatgggaaaaaggtccgtacttttaattgctcttggtatgatgtctacaaatggttgtctggaagtattacgaaaaacagtctatattgttggccgtgtttgttattttctaataagaaatgtgtatggAATTGTAAAGgatactttaatttaaaaaaatatgtctgcctccttaaaaaacATTTCAattgcaaggaacatttaagtaatttcctgtcctttaagggtgtacagaagagggcgttttctgttcgcgatttTCTAGATggaaaatcgcaaaaattagatacaacgcagaagttaaaataaacagagaaatcattaaaaaattagttagggggAGTCATGACCCCATGACCCCTCTCTCTGGATACATCACTGATTAtacatagctatatgtaatttgctggcttagcctacccaaaattttaccacaccagccgccactgtaattaactgcaattaatctacaAAGAAACAATTAATTActaattgttgttttatataaatcaaaaattgcagaattcataacataatataaacaaaatattcttttctaaagctttatctttttatatttgaagcatacagcatatacattataaaaacatgccaacactgctataccgaaattttttgttccatgtttgacatttgcgacTATAATCAGCTTTTattttcggtaaactcaaccgaaCAAATATTGGTACTGCTTATCATTAATCTTCAAACATGCATTTAATAAAACTATCagaacaaaattaattaaattattaaaatgtagAGAACCATTATTTACTTGACAGAATTATTGAATTTTTATCGCGTATTTTGTATCTTTGTAattaaactttttaattaatattttgatttcttaAATTACGTATCTTTACAACCCATCGAGTTAGTTACAACCCTTTAAAAATAACCTTGTCTCTAGGATTTATGTATGTACAAAATCTCTAACACCCCCTGTATATTCAATAACCATAAAAAGAAGAAGGGAATTCATAATCATAAGTAACGTAACCTTAATGTTTGACAATTTCAAATGGTCAATCTTATATATTATGAATTATGAAATAATACAAAGAGATGAATGAAAAGGTAAATTGTAATTACCAATAATGAGCAAAATATGGGTTTttacgtttttatttattttattattgccCAATAAGGTCAAATGTAATCGCCCGGAATGTATTAAACTGAAAACTGCAATTACTcaaaacattgaaaacaatgGATTCCACAGAGATATATGGTGGTTAGTGGAAACTTCTGAACCATCAACAGAATCGTGGTTAAAAACAGAATGCAATCTAGCTCTCCGTTTGGATGTTTCAAGGGATATGTTTGTCAATCCAGATGAAATAGCTGAGTTGAATAGAACTGGTGAACTTCAAGCCTCCATAGATGGAAAAGTCAATGTTGAAATACCTGCTCATGAAGCCGACGAGCATATTTTGTATGTCTTTTTAAATAGCTctttaattaaaaagttaatgcTCACAATACCTATTCACTTGAGATATCAAAGAAGCCAAATCACTGGAGGATTTGGAAAAGTTAATTTACGTAAACCAAGTTTGCTTATGTGGTGTCCTAATAATTTTAAAAGTGTTTGTAATGATGGATTAAAAGTTGAAGCTCCTTGTGATGAAAAATCCCAAGCAAGTTGTGTTTGGAAAAATATTTCATATCTTGCCCACTTTGAAGATGCTGAACTTTTTGTACCAGTTGGAGATTTGGACCATTATCCCCTAGTATCAATTCTCACACTGTTGTTAGGCTGTGCTGGTTGTATTTATATATTAAGTGTATTATCAACTACTTCTATGTGATGTAATAAAAccaaaaaacatgcatatatgtCATGAGCAGcatctgttatttaaaaaataaacgaacaaaataaaatttttattcaaaaattaattactattaagtaattgaattaaaaatatttgctgcCACTTTTTCACTGGCAATTATCAatatattctcctaattttaaatgtatgtaagaaatgtgagtttgattaactatgtTATGAACATAGTGATCACACATGGGATCTTAAACTATTTAAGCTATAGTTGTTTTGAAACAATTATAGGTTATAATAACAACtcactaatttaaaataatcttttttgaataCAATTTCTGgggtggaaattgaaatgtctaacaattataaaatgtaattttcattgcaATCacttgtggcttaatcccatataaacataatattacaaattattaacACACAGCGACTTAATAAAAGGTTGTATTCAGTATGCTATACTTAAAGAGCTTTATCACAATACTTTAATCAAGATGGTCtacaaacaatttatttttttaaactttgaatCGTTGGTGTGTCATGGTGGTAtccataataattttttatagtggaaaccatgatactatgattaagatacctatgttagtcatagtatcatggtgGAAACTATGGATTTAACCAAATATTTTCTATCAGAAACGAGTGCTCagaattattacaaaaatgacaTTTGGAGAATCTTGCAGAGAAGTTTTTAAAACTAACAATATCTTAACAGTGGCTGCAATATATATATGGAGGAATCTTTAACAATAGAGAGATTATATTTACCCCATTCACAAATTAACTGTGACAGAAAAAGGTGCCAATTATTCTTTCATGAGATTGTTTA from the Diabrotica undecimpunctata isolate CICGRU chromosome 1, icDiaUnde3, whole genome shotgun sequence genome contains:
- the PIG-X gene encoding phosphatidylinositol-glycan biosynthesis class X protein; this translates as MSKIWVFTFLFILLLPNKVKCNRPECIKLKTAITQNIENNGFHRDIWWLVETSEPSTESWLKTECNLALRLDVSRDMFVNPDEIAELNRTGELQASIDGKVNVEIPAHEADEHILYVFLNSSLIKKLMLTIPIHLRYQRSQITGGFGKVNLRKPSLLMWCPNNFKSVCNDGLKVEAPCDEKSQASCVWKNISYLAHFEDAELFVPVGDLDHYPLVSILTLLLGCAGCIYILSVLSTTSM